One Fuerstiella marisgermanici DNA window includes the following coding sequences:
- a CDS encoding TPM domain-containing protein — translation MQTASEAVTTDQRTKVAAAVSAAESKSCCEIVPVVATASGRYDRAEDIVGLWCAMLGAIAVFLAFPGDVDTGHWGGFPVWAQVLLMVTVMAVCFLVGAVLADRFHGLRLLFTARQQMKEEVNLRARELFFDRRVHHTEGASGVLIFVSLYERMAVVLGDRTVVEKLGEEFPQQLCERLTEALRKDDVGTAICDTINHAATSLATALPRGEDDVNELSDALVLLD, via the coding sequence ATGCAAACAGCATCCGAAGCCGTCACAACCGACCAGCGAACCAAAGTCGCTGCTGCCGTTAGTGCTGCCGAATCGAAATCGTGCTGCGAAATTGTGCCCGTCGTGGCGACCGCCTCGGGGCGATATGACCGTGCCGAAGATATTGTTGGCCTGTGGTGCGCGATGTTGGGAGCGATCGCCGTCTTTCTGGCGTTTCCTGGCGACGTTGATACCGGACACTGGGGTGGCTTTCCCGTGTGGGCTCAGGTGTTGCTCATGGTTACCGTGATGGCTGTGTGCTTTCTGGTCGGTGCCGTGCTGGCAGACCGGTTCCACGGTCTACGTTTATTGTTTACGGCTCGCCAGCAGATGAAAGAAGAAGTGAATCTGCGAGCTCGCGAACTGTTTTTCGACCGCCGCGTGCATCACACCGAAGGCGCTTCGGGTGTTTTAATCTTTGTCTCCCTGTACGAACGCATGGCCGTGGTTTTGGGCGATCGCACTGTGGTCGAAAAGCTGGGCGAAGAATTTCCGCAACAATTGTGCGAACGCCTCACTGAAGCTCTTCGCAAAGACGACGTCGGCACCGCCATTTGTGACACGATCAACCATGCCGCGACCTCCTTAGCCACAGCGTTGCCGCGCGGCGAAGACGATGTGAATGAATTGTCTGACGCTCTGGTGTTGCTGGACTGA
- a CDS encoding TPM domain-containing protein, producing the protein MLPRCLMKALPCLLMSFSATLAVAQEFDLQPPGEREFVSDEAGLLDEASVAQIREICDKLLTDKATPIIVVTINSMAEHGGGNNMPIETFAALLFNQWQIGHAKLEGQDWNTGILLLVSKGDRRARIELGAGWGRSENQTCQQIMDEFIIPQFKQGNFSGGIVAGVEALDKMARKLELPSRPKSAMEYIVPLVFVGLAIFTAVSLYRRGASGWAWLFWGGVFTVLWFVMRSMANSRGSGGGFGGGSFGGGFSGGGGASGSW; encoded by the coding sequence ATGCTACCTCGATGTCTGATGAAAGCTTTGCCGTGCCTGTTGATGTCGTTTTCTGCGACGTTGGCGGTCGCTCAGGAATTCGACCTTCAGCCGCCCGGAGAACGAGAATTCGTCAGCGACGAAGCGGGGCTGCTGGATGAAGCGTCAGTCGCCCAAATTCGCGAAATCTGTGACAAGCTGCTGACAGACAAAGCGACGCCGATCATCGTGGTCACGATTAATTCGATGGCGGAACACGGCGGCGGCAACAACATGCCTATCGAAACGTTTGCGGCATTGCTGTTCAATCAGTGGCAGATTGGCCACGCCAAGCTGGAAGGGCAGGATTGGAACACTGGAATTCTGCTGCTGGTGTCTAAGGGAGACCGGAGAGCTCGGATTGAATTAGGAGCCGGTTGGGGCCGCAGCGAAAATCAAACCTGCCAGCAGATCATGGATGAATTCATTATTCCTCAGTTCAAGCAGGGGAACTTTTCCGGAGGCATCGTAGCGGGCGTGGAAGCGCTGGACAAAATGGCGCGAAAGCTGGAGCTTCCCAGTCGGCCGAAGTCAGCGATGGAATATATCGTGCCCCTGGTTTTTGTGGGACTTGCCATATTTACGGCCGTGTCGTTGTACCGTCGAGGGGCCAGTGGTTGGGCGTGGCTGTTTTGGGGCGGCGTGTTCACGGTACTTTGGTTTGTGATGCGGTCGATGGCGAACAGCCGGGGTAGCGGCGGCGGGTTTGGTGGCGGTTCGTTTGGCGGAGGGTTCTCCGGCGGCGGCGGAGCGTCCGGTTCGTGGTAA
- a CDS encoding lysophospholipid acyltransferase family protein yields the protein MQKVVFDEPYEFVPPYRGTFWSWAVGKYLPRLLKNRYGIVSWETHGLDNLRESLKAGHGVVLCPNHCSFADPMVCGIVTTETPVHAYAMASWHVFKQSWLETFVARRVGAFSIYREGMDRRALDTAVDIVATAERPLVVFPEGVISAANDRLMPLMEGTSFVARAAAKKRAKHHPESKVVIHPLALRYQHQSDPETALVSVMDRLEQRVFWQTQTPLPMLQRVHRLREAVQCAREVQILGQAATGCVEDRMARLVNHILQTYEQEWLGKVRCGDPIFRVKDLRTEIIADMVANKVDTAERRRRWRHLTDLYYAQCMSLHVPGYLDEELVGDRLNHHIFETVARLEEELTDQSTVIEDIHAVVKLGTAIEIDPSSRRSRGEDSLMSDLRTEMLKLFGVPDHWPPVPVRDVESLEQSITS from the coding sequence TATCGCGGCACGTTCTGGTCGTGGGCCGTCGGAAAGTACCTGCCCAGGCTGCTGAAAAACCGCTACGGAATCGTGAGCTGGGAGACTCACGGCCTGGACAACCTGCGCGAATCGTTGAAGGCCGGACACGGCGTCGTGCTGTGCCCCAACCACTGCAGCTTCGCCGACCCAATGGTGTGCGGCATTGTCACCACAGAAACGCCCGTCCATGCTTACGCGATGGCAAGCTGGCACGTGTTCAAACAAAGCTGGCTGGAAACATTCGTCGCTCGCCGCGTCGGAGCGTTCAGTATTTATCGAGAAGGCATGGACCGCCGAGCTCTCGACACCGCGGTAGACATCGTCGCCACCGCCGAACGGCCTCTGGTCGTGTTTCCGGAGGGCGTGATATCGGCCGCCAACGATCGCCTGATGCCGCTGATGGAAGGCACCTCGTTTGTCGCGCGAGCAGCCGCGAAAAAACGAGCGAAGCATCATCCGGAATCGAAAGTCGTGATTCACCCGCTCGCTCTGCGCTACCAGCACCAAAGCGATCCGGAAACGGCCTTGGTATCAGTCATGGATCGACTCGAACAGCGAGTGTTCTGGCAGACTCAAACGCCCCTGCCGATGCTGCAGCGAGTCCACCGGCTGCGCGAGGCGGTGCAGTGTGCTCGCGAAGTGCAGATTCTCGGCCAGGCGGCCACCGGCTGTGTGGAAGATCGAATGGCGCGCCTGGTGAACCACATCTTGCAGACGTACGAACAGGAATGGCTTGGTAAAGTTCGCTGCGGCGACCCGATCTTCCGCGTCAAAGATCTGCGAACCGAAATCATCGCCGACATGGTGGCCAACAAAGTCGATACAGCAGAACGCCGGCGGCGTTGGCGGCATCTCACCGACCTGTATTACGCTCAATGCATGTCACTGCACGTGCCCGGCTACCTGGATGAAGAACTGGTCGGCGATCGCCTGAACCATCACATCTTCGAAACAGTTGCTCGACTGGAAGAGGAACTGACCGACCAATCAACGGTCATTGAAGATATTCACGCAGTCGTGAAGCTTGGTACCGCGATCGAGATCGATCCGAGTTCTCGACGAAGCCGCGGCGAAGACAGCCTGATGAGTGACCTGCGGACGGAAATGCTGAAACTGTTCGGAGTCCCCGACCACTGGCCTCCCGTTCCGGTGCGCGATGTCGAATCGCTGGAACAAAGTATCACTTCGTAA
- a CDS encoding DUF1583 domain-containing protein, translating to MANRQRSLLVVVLLTVAVSTLPEANGQDAVKAESDTVELIAALNQRRAEFPAVFSHNFANDGLPPKFFVAGDADLDNMQQRRDGLVARVQANGTWTSTNLTLQFQLIGDFDVEADFTGLKFKGPEFSGVGIAIAIDDEQKLIPRILRSKELRERQTVRVSMSKIIDGERDFGDNSQAPCEAMSGVLRLSRRGKTIYYLVADNDTADFRLVGQRTATADPTTPKAIQFRSLSDGSASSEVVWTNIRLAAERLLQPPPRGVTPIRSLYVLTFADGNLKKIAEPAPGMTQLGSAEWSSDGKTIVCDMSKGGTATSRIIRMKADGSDFEDLGHGCMPSLSPDGKKIVYSVPGRGITTMNSDGSNVETIDAQGWGTQWSPDGKHIAWASGNNITLLNTETDERTQLLTPAQQLMVGHIYWNLGWSHDSKSIAFKSGSPAGKYQLVVADIGSPDGFQVLYTSTNMEEDVSWMADNESIVFTAMLEDGARRELATISREKGAVAKRLSAIPEGWIGLNPDCSPDGKYAVFAGAPPPQPTEWTGK from the coding sequence ATGGCGAATCGACAGAGATCTTTGCTCGTTGTGGTTCTGCTAACGGTGGCCGTGTCCACCCTGCCGGAAGCCAATGGCCAAGACGCTGTGAAAGCAGAATCGGATACGGTGGAACTTATTGCAGCTTTGAATCAACGCCGAGCAGAGTTCCCGGCGGTTTTCTCCCATAACTTTGCCAACGACGGCTTGCCACCGAAGTTTTTTGTTGCCGGTGATGCTGACCTGGACAACATGCAGCAGCGGCGAGATGGACTGGTCGCACGCGTGCAGGCGAATGGAACATGGACATCGACCAACCTGACTCTGCAGTTTCAGCTCATCGGCGACTTTGACGTGGAAGCGGATTTCACGGGATTGAAATTCAAAGGCCCGGAATTCAGCGGCGTCGGGATCGCCATTGCCATTGACGATGAACAGAAGCTGATCCCTCGAATTCTAAGAAGCAAAGAACTGCGAGAACGGCAAACAGTTCGAGTTTCGATGTCGAAAATCATCGACGGCGAACGCGATTTTGGTGACAACAGTCAGGCCCCCTGCGAAGCCATGTCTGGTGTACTGAGGCTCAGTCGCCGCGGAAAGACGATCTACTACCTTGTTGCCGATAATGACACCGCCGACTTTCGACTCGTCGGGCAACGAACCGCTACAGCAGACCCCACAACTCCGAAAGCCATTCAGTTTCGTTCACTTTCGGACGGCAGTGCGTCCTCGGAAGTCGTGTGGACAAATATTCGCCTTGCCGCAGAACGGTTGCTGCAGCCTCCTCCCCGAGGCGTGACGCCGATTCGGTCGCTGTACGTTCTCACCTTCGCCGATGGCAATCTGAAAAAGATTGCCGAGCCCGCGCCTGGCATGACACAGCTCGGATCTGCCGAATGGTCCAGCGATGGAAAAACGATCGTGTGCGACATGTCGAAAGGAGGCACGGCCACATCGCGAATCATCAGGATGAAAGCAGATGGAAGCGACTTCGAAGACTTGGGTCACGGTTGCATGCCCAGCCTTTCGCCGGACGGAAAGAAGATCGTTTATTCTGTTCCCGGTCGCGGAATCACAACGATGAACTCAGACGGTTCAAACGTCGAAACCATTGATGCGCAAGGCTGGGGAACTCAGTGGTCACCGGATGGTAAACACATCGCGTGGGCCAGCGGTAATAACATAACACTGCTCAACACCGAAACCGACGAACGGACACAATTACTGACACCCGCTCAGCAACTAATGGTCGGCCACATTTACTGGAACCTGGGCTGGTCTCACGACAGCAAGTCGATTGCTTTTAAATCGGGCAGTCCGGCCGGCAAGTATCAACTGGTGGTCGCTGATATTGGGTCACCGGACGGCTTTCAGGTATTGTATACGTCGACAAACATGGAAGAAGACGTGTCGTGGATGGCGGACAACGAGTCCATCGTGTTCACCGCAATGCTTGAGGATGGTGCTCGACGCGAACTGGCCACGATCTCTCGCGAAAAGGGTGCAGTTGCAAAGCGGCTATCGGCAATCCCGGAAGGCTGGATTGGCCTCAACCCCGACTGCTCACCAGACGGCAAATACGCCGTCTTCGCCGGCGCGCCGCCTCCGCAACCCACCGAATGGACGGGTAAGTGA